The following are encoded in a window of Candidatus Fluviicola riflensis genomic DNA:
- a CDS encoding DNA-binding response regulator, which translates to MSKQKSILLAEDDENLGQLLQTFLKSKGYNVELARNGKQAYERFADGHFDFCIFDVMMPEMDGFTLAKEVRQIDPKTPILFLTAKSMKEDKLEGFNRGADDYMTKPFMMEELVARVQAILRRVNGGEENEDDEIQLIGHIRYEPVSRILHLKEEDKKLTTKEGQLLNLLCKTRHDVLDRQAALRAIWGDDNYFNGRSMDVYIAKLRKLLKEDERIEILNVHGKGFKLIVHGE; encoded by the coding sequence ATGAGCAAACAAAAATCAATTTTATTAGCCGAAGACGATGAGAACCTCGGTCAATTGCTGCAAACATTTTTAAAGTCCAAAGGATATAATGTTGAATTGGCACGCAATGGGAAACAAGCCTATGAACGTTTCGCAGACGGACATTTCGATTTTTGCATTTTTGATGTGATGATGCCCGAAATGGATGGTTTTACACTGGCAAAAGAAGTGCGTCAGATTGATCCTAAAACGCCCATCCTATTCCTCACGGCCAAATCCATGAAAGAAGATAAACTGGAAGGATTTAACCGCGGAGCGGATGATTATATGACCAAACCATTCATGATGGAGGAATTGGTGGCACGTGTTCAGGCGATTTTACGCCGTGTAAACGGCGGTGAAGAAAACGAAGACGATGAAATACAACTGATCGGCCATATCCGTTACGAACCTGTTTCACGTATTCTTCACCTGAAAGAGGAAGATAAAAAACTCACAACTAAAGAAGGCCAGTTGCTGAACCTGTTGTGCAAAACCCGTCACGATGTATTGGATCGTCAGGCTGCGTTGCGCGCTATCTGGGGTGATGACAATTATTTCAATGGCCGTTCAATGGATGTATATATCGCGAAACTGCGCAAGTTGCTAAAAGAAGATGAGCGGATTGAGATTTTGAACGTGCATGGGAAAGGATTTAAATTGATCGTTCACGGCGAGTAA
- a CDS encoding acyl-CoA dehydrogenase has translation MATDLYTHPDYLNMDELLTDEQKLVRDTARAWVKKEVSPIIDEHYEKATFPMHLLKGLGEIGAFGPYIPEEYGGPGLDQISYGLIMQELERCDSGLRSTASVQSSLVMYPIWKYGNEAQKQKYLPKLATGEMMGCFGLTEPDYGSDPGGMITNFKDMGDHYLLNGAKMWISNAPFADIAVVWAKDETGRIHGLVVERGMEGFSTPEMHGKLSLRASATGELIFVNVKVPKENLLPGRSGLGAPLSCLDSARFGIAWGALGAAMDCYDQALRYAKQRTQFGVPIGAFQLTQKKLAEMITEITKAQFITLRVGQLRNEGKATSAQISMIKRNNVEIALDIAREARQIHGGMGITSEYSMMRHMANLESVLTYEGTHDIHLLITGMDVTGIPAFTREKP, from the coding sequence ATGGCAACTGATTTATACACACATCCGGATTACCTGAACATGGATGAATTGCTTACGGATGAGCAAAAATTGGTGCGCGACACAGCACGCGCATGGGTGAAAAAAGAAGTTTCACCGATTATCGACGAACATTACGAGAAGGCAACTTTTCCGATGCATTTGTTGAAAGGTCTTGGAGAAATCGGTGCTTTCGGTCCTTATATTCCTGAAGAGTATGGTGGCCCTGGCTTAGACCAGATTTCTTACGGGTTAATCATGCAGGAGCTGGAGCGTTGTGATTCAGGTTTGCGATCTACGGCTTCCGTTCAGAGTTCACTGGTTATGTACCCGATCTGGAAATACGGTAACGAAGCGCAAAAACAAAAATATTTGCCAAAACTGGCTACCGGAGAAATGATGGGTTGTTTCGGTTTGACGGAACCCGATTACGGATCCGATCCCGGAGGAATGATTACCAATTTCAAAGATATGGGCGACCATTATTTGTTAAATGGTGCCAAAATGTGGATTTCCAACGCACCGTTTGCCGATATCGCAGTTGTGTGGGCGAAAGACGAAACCGGGCGTATTCACGGATTGGTAGTTGAACGTGGTATGGAAGGATTTTCAACACCTGAAATGCACGGAAAATTGTCATTGCGTGCTTCTGCAACCGGGGAATTGATCTTTGTGAATGTAAAAGTTCCGAAAGAAAATCTGTTACCAGGCCGCAGCGGTTTGGGCGCTCCGTTGAGCTGTCTTGATTCTGCCCGTTTCGGAATTGCCTGGGGTGCTCTTGGTGCAGCTATGGATTGCTACGATCAGGCTTTGCGTTATGCGAAACAACGTACACAATTCGGCGTGCCCATCGGTGCTTTCCAGTTGACACAAAAGAAATTGGCTGAAATGATTACCGAAATTACCAAAGCGCAGTTTATTACCTTGCGTGTGGGACAATTGCGGAATGAAGGAAAAGCAACTTCGGCACAGATTTCGATGATCAAACGAAACAATGTGGAAATCGCATTGGACATTGCCCGTGAGGCGCGTCAAATTCATGGCGGAATGGGAATTACCAGCGAATATTCGATGATGCGCCACATGGCTAATCTTGAATCGGTATTGACCTATGAAGGAACACACGATATCCATTTGCTGATTACGGGAATGGACGTGACGGGAATTCCGGCGTTTACGCGTGAAAAACCTTGA
- the pgk gene encoding phosphoglycerate kinase produces MATIASYDFTGKRALVRVDFNVPLNKETLEVTDDTRIRAALPTIKHILENGGSVVLCSHLGRPKEGAEDRFSLRHIRPAIEHLLGKSVKFAADCIGSAALDMSANLKPGEVLLLENVRFYKQETAGTESFAEQLSKHGDVYVNDAFGTAHRAHASTTVVANYFPNDKMFGFLLEAEIKSVDRVLNSTEKPLTAIVGGAKVSSKITIIERLLEKVDHLIVGGGMAYTFVKAMGGEVGNSLVEDEFLDVARDIIAKAKTKGVDLYIPTDTMVADKFDNNASTQLVAIGSIPNGWMGLDVGPKTIKACAEIIESSKLILWNGPMGVFEMSNFQTGTAEIANAIVRATAKGAFSLIGGGDSVAAINQFGLANKVSYVSTGGGAMLEYLEGIELPGIKAIRS; encoded by the coding sequence ATGGCAACTATTGCTTCTTACGACTTTACCGGAAAACGTGCGTTGGTTCGCGTGGATTTTAACGTTCCGCTGAACAAAGAAACACTCGAAGTAACAGATGATACGCGCATTCGTGCCGCATTACCGACCATTAAACACATTCTGGAAAATGGTGGAAGTGTGGTTTTGTGTTCGCATCTGGGACGTCCGAAAGAGGGTGCGGAAGATCGTTTTTCGTTGCGCCATATTCGTCCGGCAATTGAGCATTTATTAGGAAAATCGGTAAAATTTGCAGCAGATTGTATCGGATCGGCAGCGTTGGACATGAGTGCAAACCTGAAACCGGGTGAAGTATTGTTGCTGGAGAATGTTCGTTTTTACAAACAGGAAACCGCCGGCACCGAATCGTTTGCCGAACAGCTTTCGAAACATGGTGATGTATATGTAAATGACGCTTTCGGAACTGCACACAGAGCTCATGCGAGTACTACTGTTGTTGCCAATTACTTTCCAAACGACAAAATGTTTGGGTTTTTATTGGAAGCCGAAATCAAAAGTGTTGACCGCGTTTTAAACAGTACTGAAAAACCGTTGACCGCTATTGTGGGTGGAGCAAAAGTATCGTCTAAAATCACGATCATCGAACGTTTACTGGAAAAAGTGGACCACTTGATCGTTGGTGGCGGAATGGCTTATACGTTTGTAAAAGCGATGGGCGGTGAAGTCGGGAACTCACTGGTTGAAGATGAATTCCTGGATGTTGCGCGAGACATTATTGCAAAAGCGAAGACAAAAGGTGTTGATTTGTACATTCCAACGGACACGATGGTTGCCGATAAATTTGATAACAATGCAAGCACTCAGCTTGTTGCAATCGGTTCCATTCCAAACGGATGGATGGGATTGGATGTTGGTCCGAAAACCATTAAAGCGTGCGCTGAAATCATCGAATCTTCGAAATTGATTTTGTGGAACGGTCCGATGGGTGTATTTGAAATGAGCAACTTCCAAACCGGAACGGCTGAAATAGCCAATGCGATCGTTCGCGCAACGGCAAAAGGTGCGTTTTCACTCATCGGCGGTGGTGATTCAGTGGCTGCGATCAATCAATTCGGGTTGGCCAATAAAGTGAGTTATGTTTCTACCGGCGGTGGCGCGATGCTGGAATACCTGGAAGGAATTGAGTTGCCGGGAATTAAGGCGATCCGGTCATGA
- a CDS encoding Asp-tRNA(Asn)/Glu-tRNA(Gln) amidotransferase GatCAB subunit C, giving the protein MKITEETIDHIAHLARLRFEGPAKAAIQQDLENIIGFMGKLAELPTDNVEPLVFMSDEVNVLREDVAEETVTQAEALKNAPKKDSDYFRIPKVLDK; this is encoded by the coding sequence ATGAAAATAACGGAGGAAACCATAGATCATATCGCTCACTTGGCGCGTTTGCGTTTTGAAGGACCAGCTAAAGCGGCGATTCAACAAGATTTGGAGAATATTATTGGTTTTATGGGTAAACTCGCTGAATTGCCTACCGATAATGTAGAACCACTTGTTTTTATGAGTGATGAGGTCAATGTTTTGCGTGAAGATGTAGCTGAAGAGACAGTGACGCAAGCCGAAGCATTGAAGAATGCTCCGAAAAAAGATTCGGATTATTTCCGGATTCCAAAGGTATTGGATAAGTGA
- a CDS encoding hydrolase, whose amino-acid sequence MKLKQKLEQLGAQPDLILIITDEQRATQHFPPGWEEENLPTLTFLKQNGFSFDRAFCNTCMCSPSRTTLFTGVYPAKHGVTQTLTEGGLLSPGEPTLNTSLPNIMNVLWGEGYDVQYRGKWHMSKGVAPNGTKTNYDDLAAADISLFGAMGWVAPDAGEDVNPLNFGGGYANHDAKYTAEAIKYLKEVRVRRAAGDHQPYCLILSLVNPHDVLAYPKTAATSGYHPSSWSGRDIKLPGTFGEELLRNKKPMAQEQILIGMGASLGELTTLEQNLDYINFYGYLLSYVDKEIGYFIDELYREGKDGKKLADSAIVTMTSDHGEMGLAHGGLRQKTFVAYEEALRVPLVISNPVVFKDHGLKQSMALATLVDIMPTFIELANVSNPPTGLAGTSLLPIIEDGTPVQESILFTFDDTKAGSNSQLSAVKAANRIRCIRTEKWKFDIYFDALGTYYNQYELYNLEEDPSEYTNLAYDPEYKDIRDELERQLHQLEIAKLRVNTPSDVS is encoded by the coding sequence ATGAAACTCAAACAAAAACTGGAGCAATTGGGTGCGCAACCCGATCTGATTCTGATCATTACTGATGAGCAACGTGCAACCCAACATTTTCCTCCCGGATGGGAAGAAGAAAACCTGCCAACACTTACTTTCCTGAAGCAAAATGGTTTCAGTTTCGACAGGGCTTTTTGCAATACCTGTATGTGTTCACCAAGCCGCACAACCCTTTTTACAGGAGTTTATCCTGCGAAACACGGAGTAACGCAAACCTTAACCGAGGGTGGATTATTATCTCCGGGCGAACCAACACTAAACACCTCACTCCCGAACATCATGAATGTACTTTGGGGCGAGGGTTATGACGTACAATACCGCGGTAAATGGCACATGAGTAAAGGCGTTGCGCCAAATGGCACCAAAACGAATTATGATGATCTCGCTGCCGCCGATATTTCTTTATTCGGGGCCATGGGATGGGTAGCACCGGATGCGGGCGAAGATGTCAATCCGCTCAATTTCGGAGGCGGTTACGCCAATCACGATGCCAAATACACCGCCGAAGCGATCAAGTACCTGAAAGAAGTACGTGTTCGTCGTGCTGCCGGCGATCATCAGCCATATTGCCTGATCCTTTCGCTTGTAAATCCGCACGATGTGTTGGCTTATCCCAAGACTGCAGCGACTTCCGGCTATCATCCATCTTCCTGGTCGGGAAGGGATATCAAATTGCCAGGCACTTTCGGTGAAGAATTGCTTCGAAACAAAAAGCCCATGGCACAGGAACAAATTCTAATCGGAATGGGTGCTTCTTTGGGGGAATTGACGACACTGGAGCAAAACCTGGATTACATTAATTTTTACGGTTATCTGCTCAGTTATGTCGACAAAGAAATCGGTTATTTCATTGATGAATTGTACCGTGAAGGCAAAGATGGGAAAAAACTGGCCGATTCAGCCATCGTCACCATGACATCCGATCACGGAGAAATGGGGCTTGCACATGGCGGATTGCGACAGAAAACTTTTGTCGCTTATGAAGAGGCATTACGCGTTCCTCTGGTGATCTCAAACCCTGTAGTATTTAAGGATCATGGTTTGAAACAGTCGATGGCTTTGGCTACATTGGTTGATATTATGCCCACATTCATTGAACTGGCGAATGTTTCCAATCCGCCAACAGGTTTGGCCGGTACGAGTTTGTTGCCAATCATCGAAGACGGAACTCCGGTGCAGGAAAGTATTTTATTCACGTTCGACGATACAAAAGCCGGATCGAACAGTCAGTTATCTGCCGTGAAAGCCGCCAACCGGATCCGTTGCATCCGTACAGAAAAATGGAAATTCGATATCTATTTTGACGCGCTAGGAACCTATTACAATCAATACGAATTATACAATTTGGAAGAAGATCCTTCCGAATATACCAATCTGGCGTATGATCCGGAATACAAGGATATCAGAGATGAATTGGAAAGACAGCTCCACCAGCTTGAGATTGCTAAGCTACGAGTGAATACTCCTTCCGATGTTTCGTGA
- the trpS gene encoding tryptophan--tRNA ligase, with product MARILTGIQSTGTPHLGNLLGAILPAIELAKSGNNDSFLFIADMHSLTQIKDGNVLRQNTYSTAAVWLACGLDPQKTVFYRQSDIPEVTELTWYLLCFFPVPRLELAHGYKDKKDRLSDVNGGLFTYPILMAADILLYDANQVPVGKDQLQHIEMTRDVAERFHHLNGETFVLPEAKIDENTMLVPGIDGEKMSKSRNNFINIFLPEKELRKQVMAIVTDSKGLEDVKNPDECNIFALYKLLADENAIQTMRNNYTAGGYGYGHAKLALFELILTKFEQERTRYDYLMNNLSEIDAALEIGAEKARLVAKDVLKRVRQKIGY from the coding sequence ATGGCACGCATTCTCACTGGTATTCAAAGCACCGGAACTCCGCATTTGGGAAATTTACTCGGCGCGATCCTGCCTGCAATCGAATTGGCGAAAAGCGGTAATAACGACTCGTTCCTGTTTATCGCCGATATGCACTCGCTTACACAAATCAAAGACGGCAATGTTTTACGTCAAAACACGTACTCAACAGCGGCAGTTTGGCTCGCTTGCGGACTCGATCCGCAAAAAACAGTGTTTTACCGCCAAAGCGACATTCCGGAAGTAACTGAATTGACGTGGTATCTACTCTGTTTTTTTCCGGTTCCCCGATTGGAACTTGCCCATGGATACAAAGACAAAAAAGATCGTCTGAGCGACGTCAACGGCGGATTGTTTACCTACCCGATACTGATGGCCGCGGATATTTTATTGTATGACGCCAACCAGGTTCCGGTTGGAAAAGACCAATTGCAGCACATTGAAATGACACGTGATGTGGCCGAACGTTTTCATCATTTGAACGGCGAAACGTTTGTGCTTCCGGAGGCGAAGATCGATGAAAACACGATGCTGGTTCCGGGAATCGACGGTGAGAAAATGAGCAAATCGCGCAACAATTTCATCAACATCTTTCTCCCTGAAAAAGAATTGCGCAAACAAGTTATGGCCATCGTCACCGACAGCAAGGGGCTTGAGGATGTGAAAAATCCGGATGAATGCAACATTTTTGCCCTTTACAAATTACTGGCCGACGAAAATGCTATTCAAACCATGCGAAACAACTATACAGCAGGCGGTTATGGTTACGGACATGCCAAATTGGCCTTGTTTGAATTAATTTTAACCAAATTCGAACAGGAACGAACACGTTATGATTACCTGATGAATAACCTAAGCGAAATAGACGCAGCTTTAGAAATTGGAGCGGAAAAAGCACGACTAGTGGCAAAAGATGTATTGAAGCGGGTTCGCCAAAAAATCGGATACTAA